The genomic region AGTCCGTCACCAGGCTGCTGTGGAAGGCCTTGCGGTAGAGGATGTCGAGGCCCAGGGTCGGCTCGTCCAGCACAAGCAAGCGGGCGTCGATGGCCATGACCAGGGCCAGGTGGAGCTGGGTCTTCATGCCCTTGGATAGCCGCGCCACTTTGAAGGACGGCCGGATCTCCGTCCGCGCCAGGAAGGCCTCCGCCTTCTCCCGGTGGAAGCGCGGATGCACGCCGGCGCAGTAGGCCAGCAATTGGTCCACGCGGATCCAGTCGGGCAGGGTGGCCACGTCGGCGATGTAGGAGAGCTGCTCCAGCAGCCGCGCCCGGTCCCGGTGGGGGTCCAGCCCCAGCACGCTCAGCTCCCCGTCGAAGCGCAGCAGGCCCAGGATGCACTTGAGCAGGGTGGACTTGCCCGCCCCGTTGGGCCCGATCAAGCCCACGATGCGCCCCGCCGGCAGGCTGAGATCCACCTCGCTCAGCGCCTGGACCCGCCCGTAGCGCTTGCCCAGGCCGCGCGCCCGCACCAGCTCAGTCATGGTCCGGCCCTCCCTGGTTGGCTGGCGGCGCCGGAAGGCCGGCGGTCAGCTCCTCCACCGACAGGCCCAGCGCCTGGATGCGCTGGCGGATCTGCGGCCACTCCGTCTCCAGGAAGCGCCGCCGCTCCTGCTCCATCAGGCGCTGCCAGGCGCCCTCCCGGATGAACATGCCCAGTCCCCTCCTCTTCTCCAGCACCCCCTCGTCGGCCAGGAGCTGGTAGGCCTTCATCACTGTGATGGGATTGACCGCCACCTCCGCCGCCACCTGCCGCACCGAAGGCAACTGCTCCTCGGGCTTCAGCGTGCCCCCCAGGATCAGGCGCACGATGCGGTCGCGGATCTGCAGGAAGATGGGGTCCC from bacterium harbors:
- a CDS encoding GntR family transcriptional regulator, which translates into the protein MPQAWNDRDPIFLQIRDRIVRLILGGTLKPEEQLPSVRQVAAEVAVNPITVMKAYQLLADEGVLEKRRGLGMFIREGAWQRLMEQERRRFLETEWPQIRQRIQALGLSVEELTAGLPAPPANQGGPDHD
- a CDS encoding ABC transporter ATP-binding protein — its product is MTELVRARGLGKRYGRVQALSEVDLSLPAGRIVGLIGPNGAGKSTLLKCILGLLRFDGELSVLGLDPHRDRARLLEQLSYIADVATLPDWIRVDQLLAYCAGVHPRFHREKAEAFLARTEIRPSFKVARLSKGMKTQLHLALVMAIDARLLVLDEPTLGLDILYRKAFHSSLVTDFIDESRTILISTHQVEEVEHILTDLLFINRGRIVLSLAMDELPARFVRLSCAPADAPAARALGPLREEALFGQHHFLYDGVARERLEPLGELRTPGVADLFVAMMEGGRS